Sequence from the Candidatus Hepatoplasma crinochetorum Av genome:
TTTGTATAGTTATTATTAGTAACTATTTTAGCTTCTGTAAATGTATAAGTTGTGTTTGAATTTAAGCCATTAATTTGAAAAGTAAATTGATATTTTGATGTTCCTGTTGTTGTTCCGTTTCCAAGATAAATTTCACTTTCTAAAATATAATCTGATCTAAATATTTGCCCCAAATTATTTTTTAAATATAATCCATTTTTTGGATTAAAATTACTAAAAATTGGATCATTTAAATTAGATCCATTTTCTAATTTCAAATTATCAATTTGGATTACATAATTAAATGAATTAGAAGTAATTGAATTCTCAATTACTGAAATAGAATTAGCAATAATTAATGGTTCTTGTTCTCCAACTCCTGTTGTTGTTACAGAAATTAAGGAATTAAAATTATAAATTGTTGGATTTAATGTTTGTTCTAAATTATCAAGTGTGATACCAGTAAATAAATATGTAGTATTTGAATTTAATCCACTTTGATTAAAGACAAATTGGTAATTATAATATCCTTGATATTCACTATATCCAATTTGTTGATAATCTAAATAAGTAGAATTATAAATATTATCATCATTATCAATTAATCAAATTCCATTATTTACATCATAATTTTCAAAACCTGTTTTATCAGCATTTGGTTTTAAATTATCGATTTCAACAGTATAATTAAAAGAATTATCATTAATTGAATAATCAATTACAGTAAAAGAATTAGATATTATTTTAGGAATTGCTTCATTTGTTTTAAAATTTAAAGAATCTTGTTCTACCTTATATTTATAACTTCCATTTTCATAAAAATATTGGATTGAAGTAATTTGATAATTTGTATCTATATTTAAATTATTTAATTTAATTTTATAAGAATCATCTAAAGTTACTTTTTTATGATAAGTTGTATTTAAATCAAGATTTGTATAATTTATTTTTATTTGTCTTTGATCTTCGGTATATTTATCAAGAGAAAAATTCTCTCCGTTATTATTTAAATTTAAGCTAACGGTAGCTTCTGAAGAATTTACATTTGTTATTTTAAAATCTGAAATTAAGTAATCAGTAGTAAATTGATAATTATTTATATTAAATTGATTTCCATTAATTATTAATGTATCAAATATATAAGTTTGTCCACGATCAAAATCATAATCTATTCGATAATAATATGAATCTTCTTCAATATTTGATCTACCATCAATAAAAGTTGTATTATAAATATTTCCATCTGAATCTATGATTTTTACTTCTATTGTTTCATCAATTGTTTCTAATACATCATTAAATTTCAATTCAATAAATATTTTTCCATTAATAGAATAAAATTGAAATGTATTTAGTAAATTAGGAATAGTAGAAGCTATTGGAATAAAATAGATTTTCTTTGAATCTTTTGAATTGCCCCCATTTCCTAATTGTCCATAATTATCACTTCCACACATATATAATGTATCTGCAAAATTATCTTTATTATTATCAATAAGAACTCCAGTAAAATTTTGACCTGAAGAGACATCAATTATATTTCCATTTCAATCCGATTCATTTTCCGGTGTAATAATTTTTGGATTTAAAATATTATTTTGAGTTCCATCACCAAGCTGTCCGTTATTATTGCCTCCTCACATATACAATGTATCTGCAAAATTATCCTTATTATTATCTATGATAACGCTGCTATTATAATGTCCTAATGATAAATCAACAATATTTCCATTTCAATTCTCTTGATTTTGTGGAGTAATTGTAGTTGGATATCAAACATTTGGTCCTATTGTTCCATTTCCAATTTGTCCATTACCATTTGCTCCTCACATATATAATGTATTATAATTTTCACCTGAATTATTATCCACTACGATTCCGGTATGATTTCTTCCTAATGATAAATCAATAATATTTCCATCTCAATCATCTTGATTTTGTTGTCTTATAATTGTAGGATAATATTTATCATTACTTGTACCATCACCAAGTTGTCCATACTGATTATCTCCTCACATATATAATGTATCTGCATATCCATCATAATTAGAATCTATAGTTGCTCCACTATGATAGATTCCAAAAGAGATATCATAAATTGCTCCATTCCAATTACCATTTTCTGGGGTTATTATTGTTGGATTTAAAATATTAGATCCACTTGATCCATTTCCAATTTGTCCACTATTATTATATCCTCACATATATAATGTATCTGCATAACCGTCATAATTAGTATCAATACTAACTCCACTATAATTATTACCTGCATCTAAATCTATAATATTTCCATTTCAATTATTTTGATTATTGGGTGTAATTTTTTTTGGTATATATGTATCCTTTGTTGTTCCATCACCAATTTCTCCATTTGAATTTCTTCCTCACATATATAATGTATCTGCATAACCATCATAATTAGTATCAACAGTAATTCCACTATGATCTCCATTTAAAGAAATATCAATAATATTTCCATTTCAATTATCTTGTCCTTTTGGTGTAATTTTTATTGGATAATATTTGTTTATTGTTGTTCCATCACCTATCTGACCTTGATTATTATATCCTCACATATATAATGTATCTGCATAACCATCAAAATTTGTATCAATAGTTATACCACTATGATAATCTCCTACTTCAAAATCCTTTAGAACAATTTTTTCTTCTATTTCTTTATTTTTATTTAATTTTTTATAATTTGAATTATTATATCCAAAAGCAAAAACTATTGGAATAATCGCAATAGCGCTAATAATTTTTTTCATTTTTTCTAATTTTTATAAATTAAAAATTTTCTCTTTCTCAATTTTATTTAATCTTACATCCAAAAAAATTATATTCCTTTTAAATTTAAAATTTAAAATGTTTTAACTAGAATAAATTATTTATATTTTTAAAATATTATTAATTATTTTAATTTTATTTTTTAGAAAAAAATTATCTAAATTTTCCCTTTATAAATATATAATACTTTCAAGTATTATATATTGAATTTAATGAGGTAATCTATTGCTAAAACCAAAAAAAAATCTTGGGCAAAACTTCTTGGTTGATAAAAATAAAATAAATGAAATTATTAATATTCTTCCAAATTTAAAAAACAAAACAGTAATTGAAATTGGTCCGGGAACAGGAAATCTTACAAATAAATTATTAGAAAATTCAAATAAAGTAATTGCAATTGAAATTGATGAGGATATGATTAATTTAATAAAAAATAATCAAATAATAAACAAAAGAAATTTAATTTTAATTCATAGCGATATTTTAAAAATTAATTTAAATAAATTAATTGTAAATGAAAATGATGTTTACTTAATTTCAAATCTACCTTATTATATTTCAACT
This genomic interval carries:
- a CDS encoding RCC1 domain-containing protein, coding for MKKIISAIAIIPIVFAFGYNNSNYKKLNKNKEIEEKIVLKDFEVGDYHSGITIDTNFDGYADTLYMWGYNNQGQIGDGTTINKYYPIKITPKGQDNWNGNIIDISLNGDHSGITVDTNYDGYADTLYMWGRNSNGEIGDGTTKDTYIPKKITPNNQNNWNGNIIDLDAGNNYSGVSIDTNYDGYADTLYMWGYNNSGQIGNGSSGSNILNPTIITPENGNWNGAIYDISFGIYHSGATIDSNYDGYADTLYMWGDNQYGQLGDGTSNDKYYPTIIRQQNQDDWDGNIIDLSLGRNHTGIVVDNNSGENYNTLYMWGANGNGQIGNGTIGPNVWYPTTITPQNQENWNGNIVDLSLGHYNSSVIIDNNKDNFADTLYMWGGNNNGQLGDGTQNNILNPKIITPENESDWNGNIIDVSSGQNFTGVLIDNNKDNFADTLYMCGSDNYGQLGNGGNSKDSKKIYFIPIASTIPNLLNTFQFYSINGKIFIELKFNDVLETIDETIEVKIIDSDGNIYNTTFIDGRSNIEEDSYYYRIDYDFDRGQTYIFDTLIINGNQFNINNYQFTTDYLISDFKITNVNSSEATVSLNLNNNGENFSLDKYTEDQRQIKINYTNLDLNTTYHKKVTLDDSYKIKLNNLNIDTNYQITSIQYFYENGSYKYKVEQDSLNFKTNEAIPKIISNSFTVIDYSINDNSFNYTVEIDNLKPNADKTGFENYDVNNGIWLIDNDDNIYNSTYLDYQQIGYSEYQGYYNYQFVFNQSGLNSNTTYLFTGITLDNLEQTLNPTIYNFNSLISVTTTGVGEQEPLIIANSISVIENSITSNSFNYVIQIDNLKLENGSNLNDPIFSNFNPKNGLYLKNNLGQIFRSDYILESEIYLGNGTTTGTSKYQFTFQINGLNSNTTYTFTEAKIVTNNNYTNIDDVIVKTLM